cagtgttttgactacaatcccaGGGTCTGCAGACCTTCACTTACGTCGGGAAATTGAGGCAGCTCTGCCTGTTGAGCTTGAAGCTGGACTATATTTCCTAAACaatatgcatttatttatttgaatgtaTATTTGCTGTGCAGGTGTATTGTTTCTCTGTtcatgtgttgtgtctggttgtgtgtctgcatgttttgcaccgaggaccggagaacactgtttcgtcgggttgtacttatacaatcagatgacaataaacttgacttgaactgaATTCCTCCTGCAGTGTCTGATGGGAATGGGGATTCGGGTCCCGATGGGGAAGAATGGCAAGGACCAggcaacactacagcacagaaacaggccccttcagcccttctagtctgtgccaaaccaattTTTTTATGCCCAGTCTCACtaccctgcacccagtccattgccctccgtatccctcccatccatgtacccatccaaattcttaaatgttaaatctgAGCTCGCGTTCGCAACTTCAGCCggcacctcattccacactccctccactctctgtgtgaagatgttccttctcatgttcccccaaaacTTTTTCCCCTCTGGTTTGTAacccacctaccctcagtggaaaaagcttatcgacatttactctgtctattttaaatatcttgatcaaatctcccctcattcttctacgctccagggaataaagtcctaacctgtttaacctttccctgtaactcagatgcTGAACTATTTGGGATTTCCGAATGGGAGAGCACATTATTGGAATGCCATGCCCTGCTAAATTTATATGAAGAATGCAGTGAACCTCACTGGTGAAAAACTGTTTGTTACCCATGGGGTATCCGTATGATTCAGCCCGTCCAATCCCATAGATGTAGATCGCAAAATGCGTTGAGGGATGATGAACCACATGTCGGCTGCCCGTCTCTCCCAGGTAGATCCTGGTTGCAGTGTAGTGAGAGAAGGTAGAATTTTCTGAGCGGTAGTCAGACAAGGGTCTCCCGTCCAAAATAATGCCAGATGGGCTGGTCCCGGGTGAGACAAGCAGGATGTAATTGTGCATGTTCTCAATTGTCACGAAGACGTAATGGCTGCTGAAGTACGCACGAGGGATCACGTTCACCAGGAAGGGGTCAAAGGAGGAAACCATCGGCATGCTGCCTCCAGTGCTCAGGTAAGTCACCATGATGGGTTGGGTTGAGTTGACGTAGGTCCCACCAGACACATTGAAATTCATATGCGAGCCTTCTCCCAGGAGGCGGGACCAACTCCCTTTGCTGGTGCGGATGCTCACGGCGGTCCCGTTGTAGGCCGACACGATGGTGATGAGGTCCTCCTTCACCTTCATCATCAAAGGGAAGACAATGAACCTATCCGACCACATGTCCACGGGATAAAGCTGTTCGGCAATATGGTCGCAGTTGCTGGGAGGCACCGTGATGCACTGGTCCCCGCTGAAGACCGCCACGGGGCCCGTGGACTTGACCTTTGTCCCAGTCAAGTCTTGATTGCTTTGGAACTGTATGGCTTGGTTGGGCTCCATTCTGAAGGAGAACTCTTCCTTGTCAAAGTACTGAGTCCCGTTGAATATCAGTGAGCCAGCAACTCGTAGTGTGACCACCACGCGCTCATTGCCATTGGCGATAGCAAATTGTTTAATGTTGTAGGGGCTGTCCACTGTGTAAGTGACCACATAATATTTGGTGCCCAAGATATGAAAGGGAAGACTGAGGAATGAATCATAGGTCTTAGATCTCCCATTTAATATAATGAGAGAAATGTTTTCATTTGAGACGACTCTTATCGCTTTTTTTGAGATCTCATTTCCTGACAACATAAAAGAGGAATCGAGGGTCAAGACGGCAGTGCTGTTGGCGTTGACAAACACCGACCGAGAAAACTCTGGCATGGAAACAGAGACACTCACAGTGGCTGGCCTCTGGTAAGAAATGATGTGGAGGCTGAGAGCAGCAGAGGTGTCGTAGTTCTGCAGGAAGACCGTGATGAATTTTACTCCTGAGCTCAGCGAGCCAGAGGAAGCTGGGGGAATAACATTGGAGGGGCTGTTAGAAAATCAGCGGCACAAAGGCGAATACAACCacacaaaaaaaagtaaaatcacaaaacttCGATTTCAATCTTATCcgggaagtatataattttagacctaatcagaaaggatttatgaactacttttaagatCTGGCAATAGTTCTTTCTCTAACAAGAAGAAAGTTTCCAGAAGATACATGGGACTCCATTTTGAAAAGTGTCCACTCTGTGCTTGACgttccttattacaatttaaagggCCCTCTACTCCAAGGTTCAATGAGCTCAGTTTTACCCCATTGTATCTTCAACATGCGATGTGGACAACTCAGGAAAGCCCTTTATATCATCTGTTCTGGCGACGCCCCCTCCCTTTGCGGTAGTAGACATAGTccgtagtttatttatatagtgcATTAAACCCATGTTGATCCATACCGCTGAACATACAAGTAGGAATAAATAGGTTATGATCTAAATGACGAATGGCAGCCATTAGGCACCGGCGCGGTCATCTTTTTACAGAGACTGTCCCATTGAGAACACATTTTggtgaagggctcatgcccgaaatgttggtggtgcatcttcacctttgctgaaaaaaggacactgtttgacttgctgaacaTCTCCAGCATCTCATGTTTTTACCACTTAGAGCATTAACAATTTAAACCCTAACCCATTCGCCCGATCGCAGCCACGAATGACTTCCCAACTTCAAACGAACAGCAGTGCTCCAAACACCGGACTTCAAGGAGTGGTGAACATAAATGAGCCCGGTCCGTTTGGATATTACAGCAAGTCCAGCCGCAGCCATCTTGGGACCGGTTTTACCAGTGTTGACAGGACTTGGACGTTACCGTCTGCCAGCTTCAAAGGGGAAACCACCAATCCAGTCACTgatactcgaggtggcagagcaACGGTCCCCTACTGGaaagaggtaactttaattcttGAGCTAAATTTCCCTCCGAGCCCTTTCATTGCTCTTTTTTTGGAACGAGGGGCACCAACGAACTTAATTTTGACTCCACCTCAATCCCATGTGGTTGGCCTTTGCTTCATTGATTGCTGGAGGCTCATTCCCTGCTCAACTACCAAAACaagtaaaaaaaatctctttggggttcttttgttaattattttcaaaatttatagatcagtcacttttgctctttattaaacatcttttcttattttcattttttgaaCTATTAGTATTGAAATTAATAGTTGACACCCAGCTTTGATTGTAATCGTTGGGGTTAGACTCTACATTGGTataggtttttttttttcttttcctttttcaccAACAGATTTATCATCTGaatacatcacatgcaaccctgaagcccctttcacatttgcatcccACTAACTTGGCCATTCAgcgtcccgggataggaatggggggggggaggtttggcttttcacacttgaccattcctaactgggacactgaatgctttcacacttgcaaggagtcatccccggggttaggactgttcctCCTCCGACTGATGCAATTACCACACTTGCCTGGTTGCAACGCTGGTGTCTGCagacgccggggattgtactaggggtggaGGCCGTCGATTCCCGGCCTGAGGTGGTGTCAACTGACGccagcattgagctgattttcctTTCGcacttggcactttaaaggccaatctgcgtttgattcctgggatcactggcaagtgtgaaaggggcttgagattccttttacctgtgggcatggcagaattaccactaattggtagtgcaaagaaataaactgtacactgcgtaaacatgtaaacaaacaacaaactgtaaacagattatgaatgtaaacaaactgactgcaatacagggaggacaaaaagaaaatcaataaagtgcacaagtcaaattccttaaatgagtccctgattgagtttgttgttgaggggtctgatggtggagggggagcagttgttcctgaacctggtgggtgtgagtcttgtggccccgacacctctttcctgatggcagcagtgagaacagagcgtgtggctgggtggtgagggactttgacaatcgctgctgctctccgacagcagcgttccctgtagatgttcttgacagtggggagggttttgcccatgatgccctgggctgtatccactaccttttgcaggtcttTCTGCTTGGGGGTtttggtgcctctgtaccaggccgtgatgcagccggtcagcacactttccacctctgtgaaaatttgccagggtttctatgttgaaccgaacctccgcaaactcctgaggaagtagaggtgctgacgtgctttcttcatgtatTTGATATCATTATTttctcaaaataaaaataaaaagattgaaaaagaaaacacagtactagagaaactcagcaggtcaaacactaggctctttcaaactgccatgtaaaatggggttcacagggcaatttgcccagttagcgctCCAGTTaagtggcagtttgaaagggtccaatGCTGTcacccaaccaggtccctgacctacctcaggcgtagtcagggaacccagttaaacttacctcggTCTCGCCCAGAGCCAATTTGGAAAGGAAAATGCCTTATTCCGGTGTCTCCAGCACTTGCGTGCGTGCGTTACCACGGCAGCCAGCACCTGATCATCCGGCggtacttccggtgagtgcgtGATGCGTCATTGTGGGTGCCGGGATCCCCCTGCGATTtaccccagtaatcgcacccgggGCCCAAGAGGGCTGTCCAGGTGCTACAGTTTAAAAGGGgctagtgtcctttatataggtgagcatacagatggggagcagtggaagagaatcccacagaactcccttagAACAAAGGAGAACTTCATCAGGGTAGGCcccacttcaggattgaagggcgttcgcttaggacagagatgcagaggaatttcttcagccagggggtggtggaatttgttgccacaggcagttgtggaggccaggtctttgggtgtatttaaggcagagattgataggttcttgattagccaggacaccaaaggttatggggaaaatgtTGGGCAATGGGGctaagtggggaaaatggatcaactcatggcagggtagactcaatgggctgaatagtctatatctgctcctctgtcttcagGTCTTAGATCAGGGCTTTGTGACGGTAGACGCACGATTAACGCAGATGAATGCAGTGGCAAAATGGACAAGTGAGGGAAACGGACTCAGATCGATTGCGGTTATTAACACGCAACAGAGAGAGAAGCTGAGGTCCTCGTCTCACCATAGCAGCCGATCACTGAAGACAACAGGAGGAAGTACAAATACTCTGTGGCGCCACGACCAGCCATTTCCACCGCTGCCTTGAGTCTTCTGAACTCCAATTAAATGTTCAGGtgcacacaaagacacacaaagaGGTGGATTTGTTCCTAGTGTgttggaagggggaaaaaaaaacaattaacacGTGGTTGTACTTAGTTATTTCAGCTGAGAGACAATTGAATAAGATTCCAACACAAGATAGAGTAAACCCTCCAGTATACGGTGCtgatggggattgatagatgccagataagtgaattttccagttgtttgagattgcatggttcgtggattggcaaactaaccactgattttaacttttgtattttttgacTGAttcattttccacattttttggTTTTTACTGGTCgattgaggctgccggttgcttgaattctggatcacggggattttactgtcagAGCAAAGAGTTTAGGACCGAGGTGTAAAGAACATTCTTGCCACGGGCagcagtgaatctttggaattattTACCCCAGAGGGGTTGTGGAGGATCGGTTATGGAGTTCACGCCAAACAGAGGTTTATGCTTGTTAGAAGGGAATCAAGgggtagaaagggaaatggagctACCAGAATGATTGGTATTGATGGGGCGAATGGT
Above is a genomic segment from Narcine bancroftii isolate sNarBan1 chromosome 2, sNarBan1.hap1, whole genome shotgun sequence containing:
- the LOC138754826 gene encoding IgGFc-binding protein-like isoform X1; translated protein: MAGRGATEYLYFLLLSSVIGCYASSGSLSSGVKFITVFLQNYDTSAALSLHIISYQRPATVSVSVSMPEFSRSVFVNANSTAVLTLDSSFMLSGNEISKKAIRVVSNENISLIILNGRSKTYDSFLSLPFHILGTKYYVVTYTVDSPYNIKQFAIANGNERVVVTLRVAGSLIFNGTQYFDKEEFSFRMEPNQAIQFQSNQDLTGTKVKSTGPVAVFSGDQCITVPPSNCDHIAEQLYPVDMWSDRFIVFPLMMKVKEDLITIVSAYNGTAVSIRTSKGSWSRLLGEGSHMNFNVSGGTYVNSTQPIMVTYLSTGGSMPMVSSFDPFLVNVIPRAYFSSHYVFVTIENMHNYILLVSPGTSPSGIILDGRPLSDYRSENSTFSHYTATRIYLGETGSRHVVHHPSTHFAIYIYGIGRAESYGYPMGNKQFFTNEGDWGALTCLTQAAIFTLPTWALTRAALSTSDVHLVDPTCHAEPKDEDWVFIRAPFDGCGTTIVNETGKIVYVNTIYGTAPRTPIHRLKIKLMCEMSTTENITLGFVPHSNYVLHQGHYNISFTLHNSPSFDSPVFDFPYKTALNRTLYLEMEADTNDSGVQIFTENCISVPALSQNHLRYTIIENGCPKDSTFKYFLSHDPRKERFSFHVFKFEGHSQVFIVCEVVICHRTSSPNRCTQGCLPSRSRRGLNTWVPRGEPSRLAQGPLVFPSNLEGLRLTMNSEKGVRNYYVPAVALLSVGCVMSVLAVILQRKYYLHLSQGHSAPK
- the LOC138754826 gene encoding IgGFc-binding protein-like isoform X3, with product MAGRGATEYLYFLLLSSVIGCYASSGSLSSGVKFITVFLQNYDTSAALSLHIISYQRPATVSVSVSMPEFSRSVFVNANSTAVLTLDSSFMLSGNEISKKAIRVVSNENISLIILNGRSKTYDSFLSLPFHILGTKYYVVTYTVDSPYNIKQFAIANGNERVVVTLRVAGSLIFNGTQYFDKEEFSFRMEPNQAIQFQSNQDLTGTKVKSTGPVAVFSGDQCITVPPSNCDHIAEQLYPVDMWSDRFIVFPLMMKVKEDLITIVSAYNGTAVSIRTSKGSWSRLLGEGSHMNFNVSGGTYVNSTQPIMVTYLSTGGSMPMVSSFDPFLVNVIPRAYFSSHYVFVTIENMHNYILLVSPGTSPSGIILDGRPLSDYRSENSTFSHYTATRIYLGETGSRHVVHHPSTHFAIYIYGIGRAESYGYPMGNKQFFTNEGDWGALTCLTQAAIFTLPTWALTRAALSTSDVHLVDPTCHAEPKDEDWVFIRAPFDGCGTTIVNETGKIVYVNTIYGTAPRTPIHRLKIKLMCEMSTTENITLGCPKDSTFKYFLSHDPRKERFSFHVFKFEGHSQVFIVCEVVICHRTSSPNRCTQGCLPSRSRRGLNTWVPRGEPSRLAQGPLVFPSNLEGLRLTMNSEKGVRNYYVPAVALLSVGCVMSVLAVILQRKYYLHLSQGHSAPK
- the LOC138754826 gene encoding IgGFc-binding protein-like isoform X2 gives rise to the protein MAGRGATEYLYFLLLSSVIGCYASSGSLSSGVKFITVFLQNYDTSAALSLHIISYQRPATVSVSVSMPEFSRSVFVNANSTAVLTLDSSFMLSGNEISKKAIRVVSNENISLIILNGRSKTYDSFLSLPFHILGTKYYVVTYTVDSPYNIKQFAIANGNERVVVTLRVAGSLIFNGTQYFDKEEFSFRMEPNQAIQFQSNQDLTGTKVKSTGPVAVFSGDQCITVPPSNCDHIAEQLYPVDMWSDRFIVFPLMMKVKEDLITIVSAYNGTAVSIRTSKGSWSRLLGEGSHMNFNVSGGTYVNSTQPIMVTYLSTGGSMPMVSSFDPFLVNVIPRAYFSSHYVFVTIENMHNYILLVSPGTSPSGIILDGRPLSDYRSENSTFSHYTATRIYLGETGSRHVVHHPSTHFAIYIYGIGRAESYGYPMDEGDWGALTCLTQAAIFTLPTWALTRAALSTSDVHLVDPTCHAEPKDEDWVFIRAPFDGCGTTIVNETGKIVYVNTIYGTAPRTPIHRLKIKLMCEMSTTENITLGFVPHSNYVLHQGHYNISFTLHNSPSFDSPVFDFPYKTALNRTLYLEMEADTNDSGVQIFTENCISVPALSQNHLRYTIIENGCPKDSTFKYFLSHDPRKERFSFHVFKFEGHSQVFIVCEVVICHRTSSPNRCTQGCLPSRSRRGLNTWVPRGEPSRLAQGPLVFPSNLEGLRLTMNSEKGVRNYYVPAVALLSVGCVMSVLAVILQRKYYLHLSQGHSAPK